The genome window CTGTAGGTCCAAAGGCAGTATTACCTGTAAGTTATCTAGGTCAATACTATTAAAGTTTTATCTAGCAGGGGCACAGCTAGGGCAAAAACCCTACGCTCCATTCTTCTCCTGCACTTCAGGTGGTAAGGAAAAGACTTCTGCACATACTTCCACTTTCAGAGTTAACTCCCAGTTTCTGGGAGACTTCAGAAGCCACAGCAATTTCTGAGTGCACTGTAGCATCCTAGTCCTATGCTCCTGCAaagccagaagcaaaaaaagggTGTGGAATGGCCAAGTACAGAAGCTAAAAAACAGCCATCCCTTCTCTCTGCCACCTCAAAtccaaaaaaaagcaatgataattttttcaggatacaggacaaaataaaattaacaaaacccCATCATCTACTTTTTCCATGTGTTTACTTAAGAGAAATGAGTTACAATATAACTTATTACTAAATCAACTCTGAAAAAGATGGACATATTCCTAGAAATGAAGTTTCCTTCCAAACTTTATATTAAAACCCAAGTataatttcatctttaaaatgtttgtcaaaaaaaaagtgaaatactgCATTGTCTGCCAGGCCACAATTCacaggaaaagcatttaaaatttttctccATAAACAGCCTTCATATCACACGAAATAACATCACTGGAATGTTAACTATTACAGAATTTCAAGTTTGTAacaaatgcagttaaaaaaggaaattaacacATAAAAGACTAATACAGTACAAAGATGACTAAAACAGAGcaaaagtttaagaaaatgcttctgGAAATTTCAGTGAGACCACCTGCTACTGTTTGACACATTACACCCCAGCCCCCCTTAAAAAAAGGTCATGTCAAGTTAGAGAACAGATAACTGATTAAACTGTTATTTACAGAAGGTAATACTAAACCGACAGGAAAAGCACTGAGCCACATGGGTGCCATATCTAGCTTCTATCAACTCATTTACATTGTCCAGAAAATGGcacatttttccccttcattaaaaataaaatgcaactcTTTAAAGTGACAAAATAATACATTGCactgtaaaaaacaaatacagatgaATGATTCCAGAactaaaacaaattttatttaaagtccCCAAAACTGTAATCATAATTATTCTTAATAAGGCGGATTTTACTTGTTACACTAATTTATAGCATTATAAATATTCTTCACCCTGTACAGTTCTTTAAAATCAATACCTGGTGAGAATTTAGTATTGCACCAGAAGCTGAAATTAACATGTTCAACTTATAAAGTGCTGAAACCCTTCTAAAGTTCTGCCATACTGCAGTTTTCATCTGCATTTCATACTGTATTCATCATGTTTCACATATCTTTATTACATTAAGAGTTCACTGTGGCTACTTGATTGCAGGCTTCGAAGAAAAGGCAATTGAGGTAGAACAAATTCCTTCAGGTTCTCTGCCATCCTATGGACCACTGAGCTGTGCAAATGGCTCAGTCACAGGAAAGGGCTCCAAAGCTTTCTCTGAGTTTTTCCAGTTGTGAAAGTTTTCTTTGTACCATTCAACTAGtaggaagaaaatgctgatgAGTCAAGCTGACCAGAGATAAcagggaaattaaaatattccacAGATACAAGATTAACAACATGCTAATAGTTCATTATGCAAAATTTTAACCTATAATATTAAGAAATCTAGTTTAGATTTTATAAATTCTTTATGCAAGACTTATTCTagcattaaaaagtaattaattctAGTAGCTGAAGCTACTGTGATTAAcggtttttttaaatcaggtaAATTCACTACTTAAGACagctaatttatttaaaattaatgttttaaattcatTCTCTTCAGCTTCTCATTAACTAAGCCATATACCCATTCTCCTCCCTTTCCATGCTCCCATCACTTCTAAATCAATTAGTGTAAAAGCTATCAGTCCTACTTGTTTTCCTTATTCCTTCTTTCCAAGGCACTTTAGGTGTCCATCCTAAGCTGTGCATTTTTTCCGAATTCATTGGATATCTCAGGTCATTGGTAGGTCTGATGAAGTATAAGATGCACAAGGAAAACAATTTGATTAGACTTTTTCATTACTTAAGAGATGCAGTAACTTCCATTGTCTTCAAACCAACATTGGGTATGCTTCAATTTTGAAAATTCCCACCAACGTGAACAGATTATAGCCCTTTCAAAAAACACGTGGCAGCTGAGTGCAGCTACAACAATGCAATTCAGTTTGTACAGTCAACTACTCAGAAATGACCAGAATAAATAAGAATTAGTTATCTTATTGGCACAAAAATGAATGCAGAATTCAAGTCACTGCCAATGCAGTTGTGCAAATTCGTGTATTTGCAACTCTTAAGACAGTCACCATGCAAACCAGTGTCTTCTAGTATCAGCATTcacttttttcattctgaaagcCCACAAATTTTCACACACTCCTTATCTGAAATACATAGGCTTCCAAAGCACTGTCATTACAGTGCCTCATTAGCTACACAAACTTAGTAATACCCAATACATAGAAACCCAGGCTGCAAGattcaacacagaaataaattcccTACATTTAAGCATGGCACAAATTTTCACATCCACTATGTGGCAGTTAGTCTAATCTAGCATTCCTGCATTACTGGCACTAGCATACTGAATAGTTAAGCTGCATGCGCAGAAGAAACCAACTACTTATCACCATTATTAAAACATGCTAATATCAAGCTGAAGCAGAACTAATTTTTCCATGACAAGTAACCCCCATGACCTTTAAGTCACCCATTAAAGAATTAAGTAATCATTAGCTAGGTATCTTAAGAATCTTTTATAAGACCTCAACATTCTTTGAAACATGTATTCCTATGTGATTAGTTTTCCCAAGCCCATTTATGCTTAAGCATTAGTGGACAGGGCCCAATACACAAGAAGAAATACCTCAATCTGAATTACACTGAGACCTACTGAACATTCACATCATGCAAGCCAAAGGCAATTTTTTCAAAGGCCTGCAATACACTCAGACAggattctgaagaaaaagccttttaaaaccAAGAACTAGTACATTTGAAGACACTTCAGCTGCCATGATAACAATCCAAATATGAACAGAAAGTGAGAATTCTAATAATACCTAACTGCTATTGGCAGATACGCCATTTCTAATCACTCTGGAAAGAGTAATATCTAAAGTAGAGCAGAGACTCACTGttgctgcagaaaagaaatggagatAAAAAGAACAGAGCCAAACCAAGCCTGAAATTAAGGACAGAACACAGAGCAAAAGCATATTTATAGAAGCTATCCATTTTCGCTGCCACCCTAACTTTGACATCTCAGAGTTTTACATCTAGTTTTGAGATACCGGTTTCAGGTTAAGATAGGAATCTAAAGTTAACTACACTCTGCAGGTGCATATTACTGCCTGTGGAGAGTGGGTCTTACCTATAAATCACATTTAAGTCTGAACTAATCACATTAATGTCAAAATACTAAAGCTAAATGAGATGATGGGATTCATCTCACTCAAGTAATAGCAAATACAAAGTACTGAATAAACAGTCTAAActaccttaagaaaaaaaattagccaCTATGTGCTTCCAGAGCAGACTTCAGTAGTGAGAAGTGTAAAGACAGACAGATTAGCATTACACATTCCCCTTCAATACATATTCTCCGAACTAAAGATCcaaataataaacagaaatcCTGTTTTTCTATACAGTGTTCTGTACAGACCATACATGTCAAATccactagcaaaaaaaaaattacaaaagcaaaacagctctTACTCCCTCAaaagtttttcctcctgtacagcaaaaacaatttctcaaaaaaattatttgccaaGAGCCCCAGACACCTTCAGGATAAATCTATACTGAAAGTGCTTTGCTATTTTCTTACCTGTCTTTGACATAATCCATCCAGTGCTCCATTTCAGATTCCGAACTGGTCTTTTTTATCTgtcaaaaagagaaacaaaaaaatcaccccCGCACATGTGGCACTGTCttaacatacatttaaaaaaatgattttttaaacaagatttaagtctgttaaaaaaacaagccaGAAACAGAAGTGGTCTTTTTGACTAAACTGACTTTTCAAACTACTGAAGTTATCAAAACTACCTAGAACAATTCCAACACTTCTCCTTCACCCAAGTACTGCCTAACCATTCATAATCAAATTGTTAAGATTTTAACAGTGCCACATTTTCAGATCAAAAGTAAAGCAGCGAGTATGACAAAACCCTACCAAATGGTATTTAACCATTATGCTAGTTATGTTCCAGTCAGCATAGCTGATGCAGCAGTTGATAGCCTGTACCGTGTACAGCTGCTACAGAAAGGGTAGCACATCATTCTGCTAAAATTATCTTCTAAGACCCACCGCAAGCCTATAAGATCTTCCAAGAGCACCTAAAGGTTTATAGTAGAACTGTTCATATGTGCAATGACTGGTAAAGAAAAGCATCGAAAATGTTTACTCACTAAATGGATTAACTCCTTAGCAAGCTGGGCAATGGACATCTCAAAGTTAGTTCCAATGTTGTAAATTTCACCTGGCTTCCCCTCCTTCAGGACAGTAAGGAATGCTTCTACCACATCAGTTGCATACAGGAAATTCCTTCTTTGAAGTCCAGAACCATGAATACAgcttaaaagaaggaaaaagcaggaaattttTGTTAATCCATAAGTACAAGCATTCAAGACTGTTTTAAGCAGTTTTGCTGTGAGTCACTACCTGATGGTACCTTAAGCAGCTGACATGCAAACAAACCTTTAAGGAAATcttattattaaaataagcaattcaTAACTTTGTAAAATGGTAATTTCATAACTGGCTACACCATGCGTTTATAGCTGTAATTACAGTTTTACAGCACAAatccaccaaacaaaaaagcaaattacataccattttctgttctgctgcaaCAAAGATATAAACTTTGGAATAACCTGAGgaattgaacaaaaaaaaacccacacattaCTTCTCTTTATGGAGTAACAGCTTCTAAAATAGTGTATGGGGCTTCACCAGTAAgtatcattaaatattttaataagaccctttaaataactttacattttcttaagtCTAATGAAAGAATGCTTTTTGATTAGACTAGATTAGCCTAGAAGCTGTTGGGTTGATTTGTTTTAAGATTAGATGCCTCTATTGTATTGTAAATCTTATCTTTCTGGTCAACCATTACAAGCCAGTAGTTACAAACATaacatttttacaaaagaaaatagctCTATTACCTTCCACACCCAGAAGCGTGCCAGAGTCTAACTAGGGATAGACTACTGCAAACAGTTTAGAACACAGTTTAAACACTCAGCAAGTTGCAGTAAATCTATAGCCAAAAGagtcattaaaataattgtttcaagAGAAACAATACAGAATTTCAAGATAAGTAAACACAGAGCAAGGTGACAGCCACTAGCTTGCAGCATAAAGATTTATAGTATTATGCTCAGCTAAAAGCTTAGATCCATTCATAATGTCCCAGAAACTTCAGCATAGTTAGCCCTGCTATTAAAGTTTTTAAACTGAAGCCATTAGAAagctaataaaattaaaagagctTGAATAACTTATACtccaaacataaaaaaagacataCCGAGTAAAACTGAAGAACCATCTAGCCTAATACTGGGTTCCTGGTGGTAACTAAAAGTGGATTACTTGAGGAAGAATATATATAAGCTGAAAGCAAGTAAATAGCGATACATCCCCGGAATGTAGTCCCAACATCACGCAACCTGTAGCCAGGCATCTCCCAAGCCACAGATCAGCAAAAAACATATTGtaaaagctattatttttccCTATATTACTGCAGGTGGATGAAcaaatttgcaaagaaaaccaaacccaacacatAAAAAGcaatccaaattaaaaaatacctcACTGGAACTCCAAAATATAGCTACATTTCACACAAGCTCCGAAGAGTACGTATGATTCCCCCCATCATTCCACCAGCGTATTTCCATTCACTAGCATAGCACATCTTGGCATTGCCTACAAAGGCAGCGCCCTCTCACTAATAACCATTTTAAATAGTTACCCCACAACGTATTTTTGGACACGCAAAGAGCAAGTCGATTTGCACTACTCTTGTCCTTGTATCTGATTGCTATAGCTTTATCTTATCCATTTTCTGTACAGGTTGGAACATGTCTTTCTACACCAGATATATTGCTCTCTcacaatttactttttaaaatgtttaccTTAGTTATTAAACATTCCTAATTACAGCACATGACATTGAGTTAACATAATTTGTAGGGGAAACCTGTCAGACACAGGCCAGTTAAATATCCTTTGAAAAATAGGACAATTGCAAAACAAAGTCATTTCAAGAAAATTCATGTTAAGTCTACTTGATGGTTTACtgacaaccaaaaaaaacacgTGTTCATTGTGTTGATGGCATGTCACACTGGTGTGAAATCAAAACATATAATCACAGGTAAGCATGAATAAATATACTTGTAAGACAgtgctttttttcaaaagccagTCCAatcttacaagaaaaaagaaatatcatttCAACCACAAATTATGACATACTGAAGCTCAGAGTAAAGCACAGGTTTAACTTACTTTTTCTGGATATTGGTGTGGTCCATAAACATTACTGCTCCGTGTGATAACAACTGGGAACTTAAGAACATGAAACATGCATGTGttatggaagaaaatatatatcAGTAAAAGTCTGTAGGCTTCTCGCTGATCAATAAAAAACCCGACACTCCCACAATGCTTATTGAAAAAATCTGCAAGCCCTTACAAACATTAATAAATTAAGCTATCCACACTTCTG of Falco cherrug isolate bFalChe1 chromosome 2, bFalChe1.pri, whole genome shotgun sequence contains these proteins:
- the TGDS gene encoding dTDP-D-glucose 4,6-dehydratase isoform X3, whose protein sequence is MSRGVRAHGATGKCLSARAVAVAALPVKPPGALRLRPHVAGGARRQARAGSRRKARAMSGQLVTAEPPVFEKRLLVTGGAGFIASHVVVSLVKKYPNYLIINLDKLDYCASLKNLETVSEKENYKFIQEFDESSPKRPTNPYASSKAAAECFVQSYWERYQFPVVITRSSNVYGPHQYPEKVIPKFISLLQQNRKCCIHGSGLQRRNFLYATDVVEAFLTVLKEGKPGEIYNIGTNFEMSIAQLAKELIHLIKKTSSESEMEHWMDYVKDRPTNDLRYPMNSEKMHSLGWTPKVPWKEGIRKTIEWYKENFHNWKNSEKALEPFPVTEPFAQLSGP